From Actinopolymorpha cephalotaxi, one genomic window encodes:
- the rpmC gene encoding 50S ribosomal protein L29, producing the protein MATTSKATELRNLGADELADKLREAKEELFNLRFQGATGQLESHGRLRTVRREIARIYTVMRERELGITSAVESDSTAEGAA; encoded by the coding sequence ATGGCCACGACATCGAAGGCCACTGAGCTGCGCAACCTCGGCGCGGACGAGTTGGCGGACAAGCTTCGCGAGGCGAAGGAAGAGTTGTTCAATCTCCGCTTCCAGGGTGCGACCGGCCAGCTGGAAAGCCATGGCCGGCTGCGTACCGTGCGGCGGGAGATCGCGCGGATCTACACGGTGATGCGGGAGCGCGAGCTCGGCATCACCTCCGCGGTCGAGTCCGATTCGACGGCGGAGGGAGCCGCATGA
- the rplC gene encoding 50S ribosomal protein L3: protein MSSVNIVSQGAAREVRGLLGEKIGMTQVWDDQNRLVPVTVVKAGPCVVTQVRTPDRDGYAAVQIAYGAIDPRKVNKPEQGHFSKAGVTPRRYTVELRTANAASFDTGQEITAEVFEAGEDVDVTATSKGKGFAGVMKRHGFHGLKASHGVERKHRSPGSIGACATPGRVFKGVRMAGRMGGVRVTTQNVTVHAVDAEKGLVLLKGAVPGARGGLVLIRNAAKGAAK from the coding sequence ATGAGCAGCGTGAACATTGTGAGCCAAGGCGCGGCCCGTGAGGTACGCGGCCTGTTGGGCGAGAAGATCGGCATGACGCAGGTCTGGGACGACCAGAACCGCCTCGTGCCGGTGACCGTGGTCAAGGCCGGCCCGTGTGTGGTCACCCAGGTGCGCACACCGGACCGGGACGGCTACGCGGCGGTCCAGATCGCGTACGGCGCGATCGACCCCCGCAAGGTCAACAAGCCCGAGCAGGGCCACTTCTCCAAGGCCGGTGTGACACCGCGCCGATACACGGTCGAGCTCCGTACGGCGAACGCGGCCTCCTTCGACACCGGCCAGGAGATCACGGCCGAGGTGTTCGAGGCGGGCGAGGACGTCGACGTGACGGCGACCAGCAAGGGGAAGGGTTTCGCGGGCGTCATGAAGCGGCACGGCTTCCACGGGCTGAAGGCGAGTCACGGTGTGGAGCGCAAGCACCGCTCCCCGGGCTCGATCGGCGCCTGCGCGACTCCCGGTCGCGTCTTCAAGGGCGTCCGGATGGCCGGCCGGATGGGCGGCGTCCGGGTGACCACCCAGAACGTCACCGTCCACGCGGTGGATGCCGAGAAGGGTCTGGTGCTCCTCAAGGGCGCCGTCCCCGGCGCCCGCGGTGGTCTGGTGCTCATCCGCAACGCGGCGAAGGGAGCGGCCAAGTGA
- the tuf gene encoding elongation factor Tu, translating to MAKAKFERTKPHVNIGTIGHIDHGKTTLTAAITKVLHEKMPDVNPFYAFDQIDKAPEEKQRGITITIAHVEYQTEKRHYAHVDCPGHADYIKNMITGAAQMDGAILVVAATDGPMPQTREHVLLARQVGVPYIVVALNKADMVEDEEILELVELEVRELLSSQEFPGDDAPVVRVSALKALEGDPEWADKIMELMAAVDESVPEPEREIDRPFLMPVEDVFTITGRGTVVTGRVERGVLKVNEEVALVGIRPGTAPKSTVTAVEMFRKILDEARAGENVGLLLRGIKREDVERGMVITKPGTTTPHTDFEAQVYVLSKEEGGRHKPFFNNYRPQFYFRTTDVTGVVHLPEGTEMVMPGDNTEMRVELIQPIAMEEQLRFAIREGGRTVGAGQVTKIIK from the coding sequence GTGGCGAAGGCGAAGTTCGAGCGCACTAAGCCGCACGTCAACATCGGCACCATTGGGCACATCGACCACGGCAAGACGACTCTCACCGCGGCGATCACCAAGGTGCTGCACGAGAAGATGCCGGACGTCAATCCCTTCTACGCCTTCGACCAGATCGACAAGGCGCCGGAAGAGAAGCAGCGTGGCATCACGATCACGATTGCCCACGTCGAGTACCAGACGGAGAAGCGGCACTACGCTCACGTCGACTGCCCTGGTCACGCCGACTACATCAAGAACATGATCACCGGTGCGGCGCAGATGGACGGCGCGATCCTCGTGGTCGCGGCGACCGACGGCCCGATGCCGCAGACGCGTGAGCACGTGCTGCTCGCCCGTCAGGTCGGTGTTCCCTACATCGTGGTCGCCCTGAACAAGGCTGACATGGTGGAGGACGAGGAGATCCTGGAGCTCGTCGAGCTCGAGGTTCGTGAGCTCCTCTCGTCGCAGGAGTTCCCCGGCGACGACGCTCCCGTGGTGCGGGTCTCGGCGCTGAAGGCGCTCGAGGGCGACCCGGAGTGGGCCGACAAGATCATGGAGCTCATGGCGGCCGTCGACGAGTCGGTGCCCGAGCCCGAGCGTGAGATCGACCGGCCGTTCCTGATGCCGGTGGAGGACGTCTTCACCATCACCGGTCGCGGCACGGTCGTCACCGGCCGGGTGGAGCGCGGTGTCCTCAAGGTCAACGAGGAGGTCGCACTCGTCGGTATCCGTCCGGGTACCGCCCCCAAGTCGACGGTGACCGCGGTCGAGATGTTCCGCAAGATCCTCGATGAGGCGCGAGCCGGCGAGAACGTCGGCCTGCTCCTGCGCGGCATCAAGCGCGAGGACGTCGAGCGCGGCATGGTCATCACCAAGCCGGGGACCACGACTCCGCACACGGATTTCGAGGCCCAGGTCTACGTGCTCTCCAAGGAGGAGGGTGGCCGTCACAAGCCCTTCTTCAACAACTACCGCCCGCAGTTCTACTTCCGGACCACGGACGTCACTGGTGTCGTCCACCTTCCGGAAGGGACCGAGATGGTCATGCCGGGCGACAACACCGAGATGCGCGTCGAGCTGATCCAGCCCATCGCGATGGAGGAGCAGCTGCGCTTCGCCATCCGTGAGGGTGGCCGCACCGTCGGTGCGGGTCAGGTCACCAAGATCATCAAGTAG
- a CDS encoding type Z 30S ribosomal protein S14 has protein sequence MAKTALINKAKAKPKFGVRAYTRCQRCGRPRAVFRKFGLCRICVREMGHRGELPGVTKSSW, from the coding sequence GTGGCTAAGACAGCCCTGATCAACAAGGCGAAGGCCAAGCCGAAGTTCGGCGTGCGCGCCTACACCCGTTGCCAGCGGTGCGGCCGGCCGCGTGCGGTCTTCCGCAAGTTCGGTCTCTGCCGGATCTGCGTGCGCGAGATGGGACACCGCGGCGAGCTGCCCGGTGTGACCAAGAGCAGCTGGTAA
- the rpsC gene encoding 30S ribosomal protein S3 → MGQKVNPHGYRLGVTTDHKSRWYADKLYKSYVAEDVAIRRLLTKGMDRAGISKVEIERTRDRVRVDIYTARPGIVIGRRGVEADRIRGELEKLTGKQVQMNVLEVKNPEVDAQLVAQGVAEQLASRVAFRRAMRKALQSANKAGALGIKVQCSGRLGGAEMSRSEFYREGRVPLHTLRADIDYGFYEARTTFGRIGVKVWIYKGEVPVSRAEREQKQMEARNAAQRRPGGERPPRGGRRGGAGGAGGERRDRRDSGRQQQPAAASTEASAPESAGAASGTTSTGQEG, encoded by the coding sequence GTGGGACAGAAGGTAAACCCGCACGGGTACCGCCTCGGGGTCACCACAGACCACAAGAGCCGGTGGTACGCCGACAAGCTGTACAAGTCCTACGTCGCCGAGGACGTGGCGATCCGGCGCCTGCTCACCAAGGGCATGGACCGGGCCGGCATCTCCAAGGTCGAGATCGAGCGCACCCGTGACCGGGTTCGCGTCGATATCTACACCGCGCGTCCGGGCATCGTGATCGGCCGGCGTGGTGTCGAGGCCGACCGCATCCGCGGCGAGCTGGAGAAGCTCACCGGCAAGCAGGTGCAGATGAACGTCCTCGAGGTGAAGAACCCCGAGGTCGACGCGCAGCTGGTCGCCCAGGGCGTCGCCGAGCAGCTGGCCAGCCGGGTCGCATTCCGGCGGGCCATGCGCAAGGCGCTGCAGAGCGCCAACAAGGCGGGCGCGCTGGGAATCAAGGTCCAGTGCTCGGGTCGCCTCGGCGGAGCCGAGATGTCGCGGTCGGAGTTCTACCGCGAGGGCCGGGTTCCGCTGCACACGCTGCGCGCCGACATCGACTACGGCTTCTACGAGGCCCGTACGACGTTCGGCCGGATCGGCGTGAAGGTCTGGATCTACAAGGGCGAGGTCCCGGTGTCCCGGGCCGAGCGCGAGCAGAAGCAGATGGAGGCCCGTAACGCGGCCCAGCGTCGTCCCGGCGGCGAGCGTCCGCCGCGTGGCGGCCGGCGTGGTGGCGCCGGTGGCGCCGGTGGCGAGCGGCGTGATCGTCGCGACAGCGGGCGGCAGCAGCAGCCCGCCGCGGCGAGCACCGAGGCGAGCGCCCCCGAGTCCGCGGGTGCGGCCTCCGGCACGACAAGTACCGGACAGGAGGGCTGA
- the rpsH gene encoding 30S ribosomal protein S8 gives MSMTDPIADMLTRLRNANRAYHDTTSMPYSKLKAGIAEILQQEGYIAGWRVEEPEAGEVGKTLVLKLRFGPSRERSIAGIRRISKPGLRVYAKSTGLPKVLGGLGIAIISTSQGLLTDRQATQRRVGGEVVAYVW, from the coding sequence ATGAGCATGACCGACCCGATCGCAGACATGTTGACTCGTCTGCGCAACGCCAACCGGGCGTATCACGACACCACTTCGATGCCCTACAGCAAGCTCAAGGCGGGCATCGCCGAGATCCTCCAGCAGGAGGGTTACATCGCCGGCTGGCGGGTCGAGGAGCCGGAGGCCGGTGAGGTGGGCAAGACCCTCGTGCTGAAGCTGCGTTTCGGCCCCAGCCGGGAACGTTCCATCGCGGGTATCCGGCGGATCTCCAAGCCGGGCCTGCGGGTCTACGCGAAGTCGACCGGCCTGCCGAAGGTTCTCGGCGGACTCGGCATCGCGATCATTTCGACGTCGCAGGGGCTGCTGACAGACCGGCAGGCCACCCAGCGTCGCGTAGGCGGCGAAGTCGTCGCCTACGTGTGGTAA
- the rplN gene encoding 50S ribosomal protein L14: MIQQESRLKVADNTGAKEILCIRVLGGSGRRYAGIGDVIVATVKDAIPGGNVKKGEVVKAVVVRTVKERRRPDGSYIRFDENAAVLLRNDGEPRGTRIFGPVGRELREKRYMRIISLAPEVL; encoded by the coding sequence GTGATTCAGCAGGAGTCGCGACTAAAGGTCGCCGACAACACGGGAGCCAAGGAAATCTTGTGCATCCGCGTCCTCGGCGGCTCCGGTCGGCGGTACGCCGGGATCGGCGACGTCATCGTCGCCACTGTGAAGGACGCCATTCCCGGTGGCAACGTCAAGAAGGGCGAGGTCGTCAAGGCCGTCGTCGTGCGCACCGTGAAGGAGCGCCGGCGCCCGGACGGGTCCTACATCCGCTTCGACGAGAACGCCGCGGTTCTGCTGAGGAACGACGGCGAGCCCCGCGGGACCCGCATCTTCGGGCCGGTCGGGCGTGAACTTCGCGAGAAGCGCTACATGCGGATCATCTCGCTCGCTCCGGAGGTGCTCTAG
- the rplD gene encoding 50S ribosomal protein L4 has product MTATSIDVVDHTGGTTGSVDLPAEIFDVQVNVPLIHQVVVAQQAAARQGTHAAKTRAQVSGGGAKPYRQKGTGRARQGSRRAPQFAGGGVVHGPQPRSYDQRTPKKMKVAALRGALSDRARHGRVHVVSSLLEGDVPSTKAAVAALAKIAGGAQLLVVVDREDALTWHSLRNAPSVHLIVPDQLNTYDVLTSDEVVFTSEAYATFTGANAGDTTTDAGEDS; this is encoded by the coding sequence GTGACGGCGACGAGCATCGATGTCGTCGACCACACCGGCGGCACGACCGGTTCGGTCGACCTGCCGGCGGAGATTTTCGACGTCCAGGTCAACGTGCCCCTGATCCACCAGGTCGTGGTGGCCCAGCAGGCGGCGGCCCGTCAGGGTACGCACGCCGCGAAGACCCGCGCGCAGGTGTCCGGTGGTGGCGCGAAGCCGTACCGCCAGAAGGGCACCGGCCGGGCCCGGCAGGGCTCGCGGCGGGCGCCGCAGTTCGCCGGCGGCGGTGTGGTCCACGGGCCGCAGCCGCGGTCGTACGACCAGCGCACGCCCAAGAAGATGAAGGTCGCCGCCCTGCGCGGTGCCCTGTCCGACCGGGCGCGTCATGGCCGTGTGCACGTGGTGAGCTCGCTGCTCGAGGGCGACGTTCCGTCCACGAAGGCGGCGGTGGCGGCGCTGGCGAAGATCGCCGGCGGGGCGCAGCTCCTGGTCGTGGTCGACCGCGAGGACGCGCTCACCTGGCACAGCCTGCGCAACGCGCCGAGCGTGCACCTGATCGTGCCGGACCAGCTCAACACCTACGACGTGCTCACGTCGGACGAGGTGGTCTTCACCAGCGAGGCGTACGCCACCTTCACCGGTGCGAACGCAGGGGACACCACGACTGACGCAGGGGAGGACTCGTGA
- the rpsQ gene encoding 30S ribosomal protein S17, producing the protein MSTNEEVGSVSAAQTGATTTEQKRGFRKTREGLVVSDKMDKTVVVEVEDRVKHALYGKVMRRTNRLKAHDEANACGVGDRVLLMETRPLSATKRWRIVEILEKAK; encoded by the coding sequence ATGAGCACGAACGAAGAGGTGGGATCGGTGTCCGCCGCGCAGACGGGTGCTACGACGACCGAGCAGAAGCGTGGCTTCCGCAAGACCCGTGAGGGCCTGGTCGTCAGCGACAAGATGGACAAGACCGTTGTGGTCGAGGTCGAGGACCGCGTGAAGCACGCCCTGTACGGCAAGGTCATGCGCCGGACCAACCGGCTCAAGGCCCACGACGAGGCGAACGCGTGCGGCGTCGGCGACCGGGTGCTCCTGATGGAGACCAGGCCGCTGTCGGCGACGAAGCGCTGGCGGATCGTCGAGATCCTCGAGAAGGCCAAGTAA
- the rplX gene encoding 50S ribosomal protein L24, with translation MANSLHIKKGDLVRVTVGRDRGVEGKVIDVDPAKGRVFVEGANRVKRHTKVVQGGGRQGTTGGIVTQEASIPVSNVTLLVEVDGKKVPTRVGYDRREVEKTRADGSTYKAFRSVRIARKTGEEI, from the coding sequence ATGGCGAATTCGCTGCACATCAAGAAGGGCGACCTCGTGCGGGTCACCGTCGGCCGCGACCGTGGGGTCGAGGGCAAGGTGATCGACGTGGACCCGGCCAAGGGCAGGGTCTTCGTCGAGGGCGCCAACCGCGTGAAGCGGCACACCAAGGTGGTCCAGGGCGGCGGTCGTCAGGGCACGACCGGCGGGATCGTGACGCAGGAGGCCTCCATTCCGGTCTCGAACGTCACCCTGCTGGTCGAGGTCGACGGCAAGAAGGTGCCGACTCGGGTGGGCTACGACCGGCGTGAGGTGGAGAAGACCCGCGCCGACGGTTCGACGTACAAGGCTTTCCGCAGCGTGCGTATCGCTCGGAAGACCGGCGAGGAGATCTGA
- the rplF gene encoding 50S ribosomal protein L6, with the protein MSRIGKLPIPVPSGVDVAIDGQTVTVKGPKGTLAHTVSVPITVVQDDGQLEVRRPNDERKNKELHGLSRTLVSNMIVGVTQGYERKLEIVGVGYRVVPKGPTQLELSLGYSHSITFDAPEGISFAVESATKFSVSGINKQQVGEVAANIRKLRKPEPYKGKGIRYAGEQIRRKVGKAGK; encoded by the coding sequence ATGTCCCGCATCGGCAAGCTCCCCATCCCCGTGCCTTCGGGCGTCGACGTGGCGATCGATGGCCAGACGGTCACTGTGAAGGGGCCCAAGGGAACCCTGGCGCACACCGTCTCGGTGCCCATCACGGTCGTCCAGGACGACGGGCAGCTCGAGGTCAGGCGCCCGAACGACGAGCGCAAGAACAAGGAACTCCACGGGCTCAGCCGCACCCTGGTCTCGAACATGATCGTGGGTGTGACGCAGGGCTACGAGCGCAAGCTGGAGATCGTCGGCGTCGGCTACCGCGTCGTGCCCAAGGGCCCGACCCAGCTGGAGCTCTCGCTCGGTTACAGCCACTCGATCACGTTCGACGCCCCCGAAGGGATTTCCTTCGCGGTGGAGTCGGCCACGAAGTTCTCGGTCTCCGGGATCAACAAGCAGCAGGTCGGTGAGGTCGCCGCCAACATCCGCAAGCTGCGCAAGCCGGAGCCGTACAAGGGCAAGGGCATTCGTTACGCCGGCGAGCAGATTCGACGCAAGGTCGGAAAGGCGGGTAAGTAG
- the rplE gene encoding 50S ribosomal protein L5 yields the protein MTAATEERAQPRLKVRYRSEIAADLRKEFGFANPMQVPTVTKVIVNMGVGDAARDSKLIDGAVRDLTAITGQKPAVTKARKSIAQFKLREGMPIGTHVTLRGDRMWEFLDRLLSLALPRIRDFRGLSPRQFDGRGNYTFGLTEQVMFHEIDPDQIDRSRGMDITVVTTASNDQEGRALLRHLGFPFKES from the coding sequence ATGACCGCAGCGACCGAGGAGCGCGCACAGCCTCGCCTCAAGGTGCGCTACCGGAGCGAGATTGCCGCCGACCTGCGCAAGGAGTTCGGCTTCGCCAACCCCATGCAGGTCCCGACGGTGACCAAGGTCATCGTCAACATGGGTGTCGGTGACGCCGCGCGCGACTCCAAGCTGATCGACGGTGCGGTGCGCGACCTGACGGCGATCACCGGCCAGAAGCCGGCGGTCACCAAGGCCCGCAAGTCGATCGCGCAGTTCAAGCTGCGCGAGGGCATGCCGATCGGCACGCACGTGACGCTGCGCGGGGACCGGATGTGGGAGTTCCTGGACCGGCTGCTCTCGCTGGCCCTGCCCCGCATCCGTGACTTCCGGGGTCTGTCGCCCAGGCAGTTCGACGGCCGCGGCAACTACACGTTCGGCCTCACCGAGCAGGTGATGTTCCACGAGATCGACCCCGACCAGATCGACCGGTCGCGCGGAATGGACATCACCGTGGTGACGACCGCATCGAACGACCAGGAGGGGCGCGCTCTCCTCCGGCACCTCGGTTTCCCGTTCAAGGAGTCCTGA
- the rpsS gene encoding 30S ribosomal protein S19 — translation MPRSLKKGPFVDDHLIKKVDAQNDKGSKQVIKTWSRRSMIVPAMLGHTIAVHDGRKHVPVFVTEAMVGHKLGEFAPTRTFRGHEKDDRRSRRR, via the coding sequence ATGCCACGCAGCCTCAAGAAGGGCCCCTTCGTCGACGACCACCTGATCAAGAAGGTGGACGCCCAGAACGACAAGGGGAGCAAGCAGGTCATCAAGACCTGGTCGCGCCGCTCGATGATCGTGCCGGCGATGCTGGGTCACACGATCGCCGTTCACGACGGACGTAAGCACGTGCCGGTCTTCGTGACCGAGGCGATGGTCGGGCACAAGCTCGGCGAGTTCGCCCCGACGCGGACGTTCCGCGGTCACGAGAAGGACGACCGAAGGAGCCGGCGCCGGTGA
- the rplP gene encoding 50S ribosomal protein L16, whose product MLIPRKVKHRKQHTPNRRGMAKGGTSVAFGEYGIQALESHFVTNRQIEAARIAMTRHIKRGGKVWINIFPDRPLTKKPAETRMGSGKGSPEWWIANIKPGRVMFELAYPNEQVAREALQRAIHKLPMKCRIVKREAGEG is encoded by the coding sequence ATGCTGATCCCGCGGAAGGTCAAGCACCGCAAGCAGCACACCCCGAACCGGCGCGGCATGGCCAAGGGCGGCACGTCGGTGGCGTTCGGTGAGTACGGCATCCAGGCCCTGGAGAGCCACTTCGTCACCAACCGGCAGATCGAGGCGGCTCGTATCGCCATGACCCGGCACATCAAGCGTGGTGGCAAGGTGTGGATCAACATCTTCCCCGACCGCCCGCTGACCAAGAAGCCTGCCGAGACCCGGATGGGTTCCGGTAAGGGTTCGCCGGAGTGGTGGATCGCCAACATCAAGCCGGGCCGGGTGATGTTCGAGCTGGCTTACCCCAACGAGCAGGTCGCTCGTGAGGCACTGCAGCGGGCGATTCACAAGCTGCCCATGAAGTGCCGCATCGTGAAGCGTGAGGCAGGTGAAGGCTGA
- the rpsJ gene encoding 30S ribosomal protein S10, with the protein MAGQKIRIRLKAYDHQVIDTSARKIVDTVTRTGAKIAGPVPLPTEKNVFCVIRSPHKHKDSREHFEMRTHKRLIDIIDPTPKTVDSLMRLDLPAGVDIEIKL; encoded by the coding sequence ATGGCGGGACAGAAGATCCGCATCAGGCTCAAGGCCTACGACCACCAGGTCATCGACACATCGGCGCGCAAGATCGTCGACACGGTGACCAGGACTGGCGCCAAGATCGCCGGCCCGGTGCCGCTGCCCACCGAGAAGAACGTCTTCTGCGTCATCCGCTCGCCGCACAAGCACAAGGACAGTCGCGAGCACTTCGAGATGCGGACGCACAAGCGGCTCATCGACATCATCGACCCAACGCCGAAGACGGTCGACTCGCTGATGCGACTCGACCTTCCGGCCGGCGTCGACATCGAGATCAAGCTCTGA
- the rplW gene encoding 50S ribosomal protein L23, translated as MSNLHKDHRDVLVAPVISEKSYGLLDQNKYTFLVSPGANKTQIKIAVEKVFDVKVTEVNTLNRQGKRRRTRYGWGQRASTKRAIVTVADGQRIDIFGGPVS; from the coding sequence GTGAGCAACCTGCACAAGGACCACCGCGACGTGCTTGTCGCGCCGGTGATCAGTGAGAAGAGCTACGGCCTCCTCGACCAGAACAAGTACACCTTCCTGGTGAGCCCGGGCGCCAACAAGACCCAGATCAAGATCGCGGTCGAGAAGGTGTTCGACGTGAAGGTGACCGAGGTCAACACGCTCAACCGGCAAGGCAAGCGCCGCCGTACCCGCTACGGCTGGGGTCAGCGGGCGAGCACCAAGCGAGCGATTGTCACCGTGGCCGACGGCCAGCGGATCGACATCTTCGGCGGACCGGTTTCGTAA
- the rplB gene encoding 50S ribosomal protein L2 codes for MAIRKYKPTTPGRRGASVADFAEITRTTPEKSLLRPLPKKGGRNNTGRITTRHQGGGHKRAYRLIDFRRYDKDGVPAKVAEIEYDPNRTARIALLHYVDGEKRYILAPARLQQGQRVESGVGADIKPGNNLPLRNIPVGTTVHAIELRPGGGAKIGRSAGASVQLVAREGAMASLRMPSGEIRMVDVRCRATVGEVGNAEQSNISLGKAGRNRWKGKRPSVRGVVMNPVDHPLGGGEGKTSGGRHPVSPWGKPEGRTRRNKPSDRLIVRRRKSGKR; via the coding sequence ATGGCTATCCGTAAGTACAAGCCGACGACACCCGGTCGTCGTGGCGCGAGTGTCGCGGACTTCGCGGAGATCACGCGCACGACGCCCGAGAAGTCGCTGCTGCGCCCCCTTCCTAAGAAGGGCGGCCGCAACAACACCGGCCGGATCACGACCAGGCACCAGGGCGGCGGACACAAGCGCGCCTACCGCCTGATCGACTTCCGGCGCTACGACAAGGACGGCGTGCCGGCCAAGGTCGCGGAGATCGAGTACGACCCCAACCGCACCGCCCGGATCGCGCTGCTCCACTACGTGGACGGCGAAAAGCGCTACATCCTGGCTCCGGCCCGGCTCCAGCAGGGGCAGCGGGTCGAGAGTGGGGTGGGCGCCGACATCAAGCCCGGCAACAACCTGCCGCTGCGCAACATCCCGGTCGGCACCACGGTGCACGCGATCGAGCTGCGGCCCGGCGGGGGAGCCAAGATCGGTCGCTCCGCAGGTGCCAGCGTCCAGCTGGTGGCCCGCGAAGGTGCGATGGCGTCGCTTCGGATGCCCTCCGGTGAGATCCGGATGGTGGACGTGCGCTGCCGCGCCACCGTCGGCGAGGTCGGCAACGCCGAGCAGAGCAACATCTCGCTCGGCAAGGCCGGCCGTAACCGCTGGAAGGGCAAGCGGCCGTCGGTGCGCGGTGTCGTGATGAACCCCGTCGACCACCCGCTCGGTGGTGGCGAGGGCAAGACCTCCGGTGGCCGGCACCCGGTGTCGCCGTGGGGCAAGCCCGAGGGTCGCACCCGCCGCAACAAGCCAAGTGACCGTCTGATCGTCCGTCGCCGCAAGAGCGGCAAGCGGTAA
- the rplV gene encoding 50S ribosomal protein L22, which yields MTATVRSDAMEAAVEARAVARFVRITPRKARRVVDLIRGHRAEDAVNLLRFAPQAASEPVLKVLESAMANAEHNLQLNRGTLRVVRAYVDEGPTMKRWRARAQGRPGPLEKRTCHITVVVEPTDEQPAAGQQRNRRTR from the coding sequence GTGACCGCCACAGTCAGGAGTGACGCCATGGAAGCGGCCGTGGAGGCCAGGGCCGTCGCGCGATTCGTCCGCATCACGCCGAGGAAGGCCCGCCGCGTCGTGGACCTCATCCGCGGCCACCGTGCCGAGGACGCGGTCAACCTGCTGCGCTTCGCGCCGCAGGCGGCCAGCGAGCCGGTGCTGAAGGTGCTGGAGAGTGCGATGGCGAACGCCGAGCACAACCTGCAGCTGAACCGCGGCACTCTGCGGGTCGTTCGGGCGTACGTCGACGAGGGCCCGACGATGAAGCGCTGGCGTGCCCGCGCTCAGGGAAGGCCCGGACCGCTGGAAAAGCGGACCTGTCACATCACCGTGGTCGTGGAGCCGACAGACGAGCAGCCGGCCGCCGGCCAGCAGAGGAACAGGAGGACCCGCTAG